TCTGGGAGTCCTGGTTCGGGGCGGGCGTGATCCTGGCGCGGCAGGGCGTGTGGGCGGACAGCATCGAGATGATGAACAAGGCGGCGCGCTTGCGTCCCGACGACGCGCAGCCCCTGTTCTACATCGCCGGCGCGCTGGCCCGGCTGAACCGGCTGGATGAATCGCTGGCCCATTACCAGGAGTCCCTGCGCCTGTACTCGAACTACGTGCCCTGGCTGGCGGAGGCGGCCTGGACGCTGGCGACGCATCCCATGGCCCGGGCGCCGGCCGTGGACGAGGCGCTGCGCTTCGCCGAAGAGGCCGCGCGCCTGACCGGCTACCGCGATGCCCAGGTGCTCGACGCCCTGGCGGCGGCGCTGGCCCGGGGCGGCGACTACACGCAGGCCGCCGCCCGCGCGGAGGCCGCCGCGCTCCTGGCGGAGGAAGCAGGCCGAACCAACCTGGCCTCCGACTTGCGATCCCGGCTGGTCATCTACAAAGACGGTAAACCCTACATGGAGTAGAATTGCATATCCCCTTAAGGCCGCAGGGGTCTATGCAACTGGAATAGATATCCACCCTGAACCCTGAACCCTGAATCCTGAACCCCTCCTCCCAATCCATGAAAGTCTCTGTCCCTCAAAAACCCTGGCTCGCGGCGGCGGCGCTCGTGCTGCTGACGCTCGCGGTCTATGTCCCCGCCTTGCGCGGAGGCTTCGTGTGGGACGACGACAACCATGTGACGGAGAATCCGACGCTGACCTCGTGGCGCGGGCTGCGGGATATCTGGCTGGGTGTGAGGGAAAACGCGACCTGCCAGTACTACCCGCTGACCTTCACGGCGTTCTGGGTCCAGCACCGGTTCTGGGGCTTGAACCCGCTGCCGTACCATCTCGTCAACGTCGTGCTTCACGGGCTGAACGCCGTCCTGTTCTGGATTCTGCTCCGCCGCTGGCGCCTGCCCGGGGCGTGGGCGGCCGCGGCGATCTTCGCGGTGCACCCGATCCACGCGATGTCCGTGGCCTGGATCACGGAACTGAAGAACGTCCTCTCCGGTTTCTTCATGCTGCTGACGCTGTTGGCCTGGGACGACTGGGAGCGGCGGCGCGGGGCGGGCCCGTATGCCCTGGCCCTGCTGGCCTACGTGGCCGCGGTCTTGAGCAAGACGGCCGCGGCCGTGCTGCCCGTGCTCCTGCTGCTGATCGCGTGGTGGCGGAAGCCGCGCGTGGAGCGGCGCGACGCGCTCGCCGTGCTCCCGTTCTGTGCCGCGGGTTTGCTGATGGGCGCGGTGACGATCTGGGTGGAGCAGAAACTGGTCTGGGGCAAGGGGCCGGGCCTCGAGCTGGATTCCCTGCAACGGATCCTGCTGGCGGGCCGGTCGTTCTGGTTCTACGCGGCGAAGGTGCTCTGGCCGGCCGGCCTGAATTTCCTGTATCCGAAATGGAATCTCGACCCGGGCCGCGCGGGGTCGTGGCTCGCGGTGGTCGCGCTCGCCGCGCTGTTCGCCGGGCTCTGGCGGGCGCGGCGCCGGTGGGGGAAGGGGCCGCTGGTCGCCGCGCTCTATTTCTTCCTGGCCGCGCCGGCCCTGGTGCTGCTGCACGTGCTCTACATGATGCGCTACACGCTCGTGTCCGATCACTGGATCTACTTCGGTTCGCCGGCGCTGATCGCGCTGGCGGCCGCGGGCGCCGCATCGGTACTCAAGGACTGGAAGCAGGAGGCCGCCGGGCTGCTCGCGCTGGTTCTTGTGCTGCTGGGCGCGCTGACCTGGTTCCGCGGCTCGGCGTACCGGGATGAAGAGACCCTCTGGCGCGTGACGTGGGCCCGGAACCCGGGGGCCTGGCTGGCGGCCAACAACCTGGGGATTTTGCTGGCCGCGCGCGGCGAGCACGCCGAGGCGCGGCGCCTGTTCGAAGAGGCGCGGCGGCTGGAGCCGGGGTACGCCGAGACCCTGATCAACCTCGGCAACATCGAGGACGCGACCCGGGGGCCCGGGCCCGCCCTGGCCTTCTTCGAGCAGGCCCTGGCCGTGGACTCGAACAGCCCGGTGGCGCATTTCAACGCCGGGTTCGCGCTGGAGCGGTTGGGGCGGCGCGAGGAAGCCCTGGCCCATTACCGGCGCGTGCTGGAGGAGCGGCCGAACACCGGCATCGCGCACTACAACATGGCCAACACCCTGTCCCGGCTCGGCCGGCTGGAGGAGGCGGAGACGCACTACCGGGCGGCCGTCGACCTGGATCCGCAGGACGGCCTCGCGCTGGCCAACCTGGGCAGCGTGCTGACGCGGACCGGCCGTTTTCCCGAGGCCGTCGAGATCCTGCGCCGGGCCGCGGCCCTGCGGCCGGCCGACGGGCTCGTGATGTACAACCTCGGCCATGCGCTCCTGCGCACGCGGCGCACCGACGAGGCGGTGGCCGCGCTGCTGGCGGCCTCGCGAGCCCGGCCGGACCTGCCCGACGCGGCCCGCGACCTGGCCCTGGTCTGGCGCGAGCGGGGCGACCGGGCGAGGGCGGAGTCCGCGCTGCGCGAGGCGCTGCGCCGGAACCCGGACTATCGGCCGGCCCTGAACGACCTGGCCTGGCTGCTGGCCACCGGGCAGGGCGAAAGCGCCGCCCGCCGCCGGGAAGCCCTGGAACTGGCGGAGCGCGCCTGCACGCCGGCCGCCGAGGCTTCACCCGACATGCTCGATACCCTGGCCGCCGCCTACGCCGCGGCCGGCCGTTTCGCCGAGGCCGCGGATACGGCCCGGCGAGCCCTGGAAGGCGCGGGAAAAGCCGGCGATTCTCCGCTGGCCGAGGCCCTTCGCGCCCGGTTGGCCCTGTATGAGCAGGGCCGGGCCTTCGAGGAACCCTGACCCGCCTCGCGCGGCTTGTAACGCCTTGATTTTAAAGGTTCGAACGCGCCTCGGGCCCGGGGCCCGCCCGTTTGACAATACCCGCGAAAAACCTTATTCTATTTTAAGGGAAGCGTATTATAGAGCACAGGGGGCACAACATGCGGGATAGATCATCGCGTTCTGCCGACAGAACGGATGAAGCGGTGTGGTCCCCAGAAAAATAACGAAAAGTCGGCGATCCGGAAAGCCGGGATGAGGCAGGTACACGATGAAACCTGACACTTCCGCGCAAGAAGTGGTGTCGTTGCGTTGGGCACGCCTACGCGGGCCGTGGGGGCCGGCCGTGGCGCTCGTCGCGGCAGCGTGCTGGCTGGCGGCCGGACCGGTTCCCGCCGCCACCGTGACGTACACCCAGCAGCAAAACCAGTACGACACCCGCTGGGACAGCAACGGCGGCACGTATGACACCGGATCGAGCACCGAACTGGGCATGTGGGCCGACGGCGACCAGGGCTATACGGTCGCCTGGAAAACCTTCCGCACCGGCAGCGCGACCTCCTCCTCCGCGCGCAACCTCCAGGTCGGCGACGAGTTCACGATCCGCGTCTACACGTACGGCGTCTACTACGGGGAACTCGGGCTTTCGCTGAACCGGGGCGGGTCCACCGGCAACTGGGCGAACCGGATCAGCGGCTCGCAGCTTTCCGTGCGGCAGGACGGCGGCAACTACGGATCGGGCGGGGGCATCGGGTCGTGGTACGTCATCGACAGCGCCGCCGGCGAGTCCTTCACCAACACCCCGGCGGGCTCGTCGGGCGCGGATTACACGGTCAAGGTCAAGGTCACATCGAGTTCGACCTACAACGTGGACCTCAACGGCAAGACCAAGTACGACCGGACGATGGCCGGTTCTCCGGCCACGTCGCAGCGGGTGGACGCCTACTCGATTTTCCTGAATGACGACCGGCGCTACATCTGGAGCGCGGGCGACAACCGCAAGGATTCCTTCTGGAAGCAGACGACGCAGGTGGAGGACACGGGCCTGGTGCAGTTCGGCGGAGACGGCGCGAGCCGGAGCATCGACGGCCTGATCGCGGACGGCCTGGCGGCGGACAGCACCTCCACGGTGCGTACGAACCGCCTGATCAAGCTGGGCGGCGGGACGATGACCCTCGGCGTGTCCACAAACACCTACACCGGCGGCTCGCAGATCGAGAACGGGGTTCTCCAGGGGGCGGGGGACCGGTACTTCGGCATCGCGCCGGGCGCGCCTTCCACGAACCATTTCGACATCTGGTCCAGCGGTACGTTGCAGTTCACGGCCTCGTTTGCCCTGGACGCCAACCGCGGCATCGCCCTCGGCACGGTGGCGACGCCGAAGATCGGCGTGACGGCCGGCAACGCGGTGAGCTACAACGGCAGCCTGGTGGGTTCGGCGGCCTGGCAGAAGGTCGGCGACGGCACGCTGACGCTGACGGGCATCAGCTCGAATACGGGCATCGCCCACATCCCGGCGGGCCTGCTGGTCCTCGGGCGGGACCAGGCCGCGGGCGCGGTGCCGGGCGGCGCGGCGGAGAACATCAACGTCTGGAGCACGGGCACGCTGGGCTTCACGAACGTCTTCACGCTGGCGGCGACCCGCTCGGTCGAGCTGGGCGCGGTGCACGGGCCGCGGATCTGGGTCGCGCCGGGCAGCACGGCGACGGTCAGCGGCGCGATCCAGGGCTCGGCCAACTGGACCAACGTCGGGCCGGGCACGCTGGCGCTGTCCAACAACACCTTCAGCGGCGTGATGACGATCACCCAGGGCGTGGTCTGCCTGGTGCATTCGAACGGCTTCGGCACGGTCGCGGGCGGGACGGTGGTGGCCAGTGGCGGCGAACTCCAGTTGAAGTTCCCGGGCAACTCCACCAACGAGGCGTTGACGATCACCGGGACGGGCGTCGCCGGCGGCGGCGCGCTGCGCAAGGTGGATTCCACGGGCCGCGCGTACGCGGGGGCCATCACGCTCGGCGGCGACGCGAAGATCGCCGTGGACGCCGGCGGCCTGTACCCGTCGGCGCAGATCGACCTGGCCGGGAATACGCTGACCCTGGACACGACGGCCAGCTTCCAGATGCTTTCCGGCAGCTCGCTCGCCAACGCCACGAAGACCGCCGGCAGCGGGGCCATCGAGAAGACCGGATCGAGCTTCCTCATCCTGCGCCCGCCCTCGGACCTGACCGGCAGCATCACCCTTAGCGGGGGCGAACTCCGAATCGGCCCGAACACGTCGGGCTCCGGCCTGGTCGCCGGCGGGACGCTGACGATGGCCGAGGGGACGACGTTGCGCAGCGACGGCACGACGGCTCGGACGGTCGCGAAGGCCCTCCTCCTCAACGGGGGCGTGACCAACGGCCATACCGGCGGGGGGAACCTGACCTTGTCCGGCGCGGTGGACCTGAACGCCGGCCCTCGCGCCGTTTCGGTGTTGAGCACCAGCACCTACACGGGCGTTATTTCAAACGGCGCGCTGACCAAGAACAGCACCGGTCTCATGGTCCTGCTGGGCACGAACACCTATTCCGGCGGGACGACCGTCAGCGCGGGCACGCTACAGGGCCACGCGGCCGGCCTGCAGGGGGCGATCACGAACAACTCGGCGGTCGTGTTCGACCAGGTCACGACCGGCACGTACGCGGGCGTGATGAGCGGCACGGGCACGCTGACCAAGCAGGCCGACGGCGCGGTGATCCTGACCGCGGCCAGCACG
This DNA window, taken from Kiritimatiellia bacterium, encodes the following:
- a CDS encoding tetratricopeptide repeat protein, whose amino-acid sequence is MKVSVPQKPWLAAAALVLLTLAVYVPALRGGFVWDDDNHVTENPTLTSWRGLRDIWLGVRENATCQYYPLTFTAFWVQHRFWGLNPLPYHLVNVVLHGLNAVLFWILLRRWRLPGAWAAAAIFAVHPIHAMSVAWITELKNVLSGFFMLLTLLAWDDWERRRGAGPYALALLAYVAAVLSKTAAAVLPVLLLLIAWWRKPRVERRDALAVLPFCAAGLLMGAVTIWVEQKLVWGKGPGLELDSLQRILLAGRSFWFYAAKVLWPAGLNFLYPKWNLDPGRAGSWLAVVALAALFAGLWRARRRWGKGPLVAALYFFLAAPALVLLHVLYMMRYTLVSDHWIYFGSPALIALAAAGAASVLKDWKQEAAGLLALVLVLLGALTWFRGSAYRDEETLWRVTWARNPGAWLAANNLGILLAARGEHAEARRLFEEARRLEPGYAETLINLGNIEDATRGPGPALAFFEQALAVDSNSPVAHFNAGFALERLGRREEALAHYRRVLEERPNTGIAHYNMANTLSRLGRLEEAETHYRAAVDLDPQDGLALANLGSVLTRTGRFPEAVEILRRAAALRPADGLVMYNLGHALLRTRRTDEAVAALLAASRARPDLPDAARDLALVWRERGDRARAESALREALRRNPDYRPALNDLAWLLATGQGESAARRREALELAERACTPAAEASPDMLDTLAAAYAAAGRFAEAADTARRALEGAGKAGDSPLAEALRARLALYEQGRAFEEP